A single window of Salvia splendens isolate huo1 chromosome 6, SspV2, whole genome shotgun sequence DNA harbors:
- the LOC121806241 gene encoding trihelix transcription factor DF1-like: MMLGVSGLMGSTGDGTAAVAAESGGASGGSSEVGASSSIPAEEIGGGGNRWPRQETLALLRIRSDMDAAFRDSSLKGPLWEEISRKMAELGFQRSAKKCKEKFENVYKYHKRTKDGRASKSDGKTYRFFDQLEALENAPPPPFTPPPPPRPMAVSSLPMPPLSQIAATVPSTCSPTPLTVLPPPIHTSDRLVMNSAPFHPPPQPRSDSASTSSTSSDEDIQRRRGKKRKWKDFFQRLMTDVVHKQEDLQRKFLDTLERRERERVVREEAWRMQEMARMNREHDFLAQERSIAAEKDAAVIAFLQKLTDQNNIPIPIQIPTPITNTTTTNVVPTTPAMQPQPQPPLPPQQTAAVPVPVQVPEPILVPVPEPERTAKVPDAPRADNSGGGDGSNSASSSRWPKAEVEALINLRTGLDTKYQENGPKGPLWEEISTAMGKMGYNRSSKRCKEKWENINKYFKKVKESSKKRPDDSKTCPYFHQLDAIYKERAKTDAVVSINAEPIMARPEQQWPLTEQQNPALPLPDHESENNDDDDDSDEDEGGDYKMVANKQPPE; the protein is encoded by the exons ATGATGCTCGGCGTCTCAGGCCTCATGGGGAGCACCGGCGACGGCACCGCTGCGGTAGCTGCGGAGAGCGGCGGAGCAAGCGGCGGAAGCAGCGAGGTCGGCGCCTCCAGCTCCATCCCCGCCGAGGAGATTGGCGGCGGCGGAAACCGCTGGCCGCGGCAGGAGACTCTGGCTTTGCTGCGGATTCGCTCGGATATGGACGCTGCTTTTCGAGATTCAAGCCTTAAAGGTCCGTTATGGGAAGAGATTTCCAG GAAAATGGCGGAGCTTGGATTTCAACGAAGCGCGAAGAAATGCAAAGAGAAATTCGAGAACGTGTACAAGTACCACAAGAGGACAAAAGACGGCCGCGCCTCGAAATCCGACGGCAAAACGTATCGATTCTTCGATCAGTTAGAGGCGTTGGAAAACGCTCCTCCGCCGCCGTTCACACCTCCGCCTCCGCCGCGGCCAATGGCGGTGAGCTCTTTACCAATGCCGCCGTTATCGCAGATCGCGGCTACTGTTCCATCCACTTGTAGCCCGACGCCTTTGACCGTGCTGCCGCCTCCGATCCACACCTCCGACCGCCTCGTCATGAATTCCGCTCCTTTCCATCCGCCGCCGCAGCCGCGCTCGGACTCGGCGTCGACGAGCTCGACATCGTCAGACGAGGACATACAGCGGCGGAGGGGGAAGAAGCGGAAATGGAAGGATTTCTTCCAGAGACTGATGACGGATGTGGTTCACAAGCAGGAGGATTTGCAGCGGAAGTTCCTCGACACGCTGGAGCGCCGCGAGCGCGAACGCGTGGTGCGGGAGGAGGCGTGGCGGATGCAGGAGATGGCCAGGATGAACCGCGAGCACGATTTCCTGGCCCAGGAAAGGTCGATCGCCGCGGAGAAAGACGCCGCAGTGATCGCCTTTTTGCAGAAACTCACCGACCAAAACAACATCCCAATTCCAATACAAATCCCAACCCCAATcactaatactactactactaatgtAGTTCCCACAACACCTGCAATGCAGCCACAACCGCAGCCCCCACTTCCACCGCAGCAGACTGCTGCGGTTCCAGTACCGGTACAAGTACCAGAACCTATACTTGTACCAGTACCGGAACCAGAGCGTACGGCAAAAGTGCCGGATGCGCCAAGAGCGGACAACAGCGGCGGTGGGGATGGTTCGAATTCGGCGAGCTCGTCGCGGTGGCCGAAGGCCGAGGTGGAAGCTCTGATCAACTTGCGAACGGGCCTCGACACGAAGTATCAAGAGAACGGGCCGAAGGGCCCGTTGTGGGAGGAGATATCGACCGCGATGGGGAAAATGGGGTACAACCGGAGCTCGAAAAGATGCAAAGAGAAATGGGAAAACATAAACAAATACTTCAAGAAGGTGAAGGAGAGCAGCAAGAAGAGGCCGGACGACTCGAAAACGTGCCCGTATTTCCACCAGCTCGACGCGATTTATAAAGAGCGGGCGAAGACCGACGCCGTCGTTTCTATCAACGCAGAGCCGATCATGGCCCGGCCCGAGCAGCAGTGGCCGCTGACTGAGCAGCAGAACCCTGCATTGCCCTTGCCAGACCATGAGAGCGAGAACaatgacgacgacgacgacagCGATGAAGACGAAGGAGGTGACTACAAAATGGTGGCTAACAAGCAGCCGCCGgaatga
- the LOC121809844 gene encoding uncharacterized protein LOC121809844 isoform X1: MTKLEFSVLFKGISWHCEDVDVVDVDHPRYPSCGNMTLRPSTPEIVCLQCGDVGFRNSFVYCVKCLKYAVHRYCLNVVPKSFDEFVRWLCDDCEAEVKNQQPRLKNYDTRNKTRNCSTSEHIPSDSGTGTKEKCVVVITIEEPASRSNDLCAKMDLVELSATDSDCHVAGLRMIDDAIVLSAGESKRREQRSSHSYKEENIEDNLVLSTLSADDTSRKDCAVEKRSTSPVSDLRKGRDTLCSNTSDRPHNKCTNVGFSERAKLASESTLSEDMKGVTASLKRYYGLHRRSDVKTTPALSRFSSDSVSLGSSKNMKPDTPSAANLNSHEREPLSAQRVKKHKGFDSGIPSACMTAERRSINPTCDGFPKDSNDCQIRAEPVMEPIWRGSFSISNNGDEILEDIMAHMSISACQKVYNEARQFIPLLHLEMLPRSHVWPPRFESSESSAGNIALYFFPSERSERLYDNLVDEMVEEDLALKAIVKNAELLVFPSTKLPLSHWRFQGKYYMWGVFREKQAREASRCPSSYNPVMRRDRMDENGVVETNFGGESPSTPLSKCSGYSFRTC; encoded by the exons ATGACGAAGCTTGAATTTTCCGTATT ATTTAAAGGAATATCTTGGCATTGTGAGGATGTGGACGTAGTTGATGTAGATCATCCTCGATATCCTTCGTGTGGAAACATGACTCTACGGCCTTCTACCCCG GAGATAGTATGTTTGCAGTGTGGTGACGTAGGATTCCGTAATTCATTTGTGTACTGTGTCAAATGCCTCAAATATGCTGTGCATCG CTATTGCCTTAACGTAGTACCCAAGTCATTCGATGAATTTGTTCGATGGTTGTGTGATGATTGTGAAGCTGAGGTGAAAAACCAACAGCCTCGCCTAAAAAATTACGACACTCGTAACAAAACAAGAAACTGCTCAACTTCAGAGCATATTCCAAGCGACTCTGGAACGGGAACGAAGGAAAAATGTGTAGTGGTGATCACGATAGAAGAGCCCGCGTCTCGATCTAATGATCTGTGTGCAAAGATGGACTTGGTTGAACTGTCTGCAACTGACAGTGACTGTCACGTTGCGGGCTTGAGAATGATAGACGATGCTATCGTTCTTTCAGCAGGTGAAAGCAAAAGACGTGAGCAGAGATCTTCCCATTCGTACAAGGAGGAAAATATCGAGGATAATCTGGTTTTGAGTACGTTATCGGCTGATGATACATCTCGGAAAGATTGTGCCGTGGAAAAGAGAAGTACGAGTCCAGTATCCGACCTGAGAAAAGGCCGGGATACACTTTGTAGTAACACCTCGGATAGGCCTCATAACAAATGCACTAATGTTGGCTTCAGCGAGCGTGCTAAATTGGCTAGTGAATCTACATTATCGGAAGATATGAAGGGCGTTACGGCCTCTCTGAAGAGATATTACGGCCTGCATCGCAGGTCAGATGTCAAGACTACTCCTGCATTATCTCGTTTCTCGTCAGACAGTGTTTCTTTGGGAAGTTCAAAGAATATGAAACCTGACACGCCTTCTGCAGCTAATCTCAACAGCCACGAGCGTGAACCTCTGTCTGCTCAACGTGTCAAGAAACACAAAGGGTTCGACTCAGGAATTCCGTCTGCTTGCATGACTGCTGAGAGAAGGAGCATCAATCCAACTTGTGATGGGTTTCCGAAGGATTCAAATGATTGCCAAATCCGAGCCGAACCAGTCATGGAACCAATTTGGAG GGGAAGTTTCAGTATATCCAACAATGGAGATGAAATACTCGAGGATATCATGGCTCACATGTCTATATCGGCATGCCAGAAAGTATACAACGAGGCACGCCAGTTTATACCACTGCTCCACCTAGAAATGCTGCCAAGATCTCATGTCTGGCCACCACGTTTCGAGAGCTCAGAATCGAGTGCTGGAAACATCGCACTCTATTTCTTTCCATCTGAAAG AAGCGAGCGATTATATGATAACCTTGTTGATGAAATGGTGGAAGAGGATCTTGCTCTGAAAGCCATTGTTAAGAATGCTGAGCTTTTGGTGTTTCCTTCGACGAAACTGCCATTATCACACTGGA GATTTCAGGGCAAATATTATATGTGGGGGGTCTTTAGGGAAAAGCAGGCTCGGGAAGCATCACGCTGTCCGTCTAGTTACAACCCGGTGATGCGTAGAGATCGCATGGACGAAAATGGCGTTGTTGAAACAAATTTTGGAGGGGAGAGCCCCAGTACTCCATTAAGCAAATGCAGTGGTTATAGTTTTCGTACTTGTTGA
- the LOC121809844 gene encoding uncharacterized protein LOC121809844 isoform X2, with translation MTLRPSTPEIVCLQCGDVGFRNSFVYCVKCLKYAVHRYCLNVVPKSFDEFVRWLCDDCEAEVKNQQPRLKNYDTRNKTRNCSTSEHIPSDSGTGTKEKCVVVITIEEPASRSNDLCAKMDLVELSATDSDCHVAGLRMIDDAIVLSAGESKRREQRSSHSYKEENIEDNLVLSTLSADDTSRKDCAVEKRSTSPVSDLRKGRDTLCSNTSDRPHNKCTNVGFSERAKLASESTLSEDMKGVTASLKRYYGLHRRSDVKTTPALSRFSSDSVSLGSSKNMKPDTPSAANLNSHEREPLSAQRVKKHKGFDSGIPSACMTAERRSINPTCDGFPKDSNDCQIRAEPVMEPIWRGSFSISNNGDEILEDIMAHMSISACQKVYNEARQFIPLLHLEMLPRSHVWPPRFESSESSAGNIALYFFPSERSERLYDNLVDEMVEEDLALKAIVKNAELLVFPSTKLPLSHWRFQGKYYMWGVFREKQAREASRCPSSYNPVMRRDRMDENGVVETNFGGESPSTPLSKCSGYSFRTC, from the exons ATGACTCTACGGCCTTCTACCCCG GAGATAGTATGTTTGCAGTGTGGTGACGTAGGATTCCGTAATTCATTTGTGTACTGTGTCAAATGCCTCAAATATGCTGTGCATCG CTATTGCCTTAACGTAGTACCCAAGTCATTCGATGAATTTGTTCGATGGTTGTGTGATGATTGTGAAGCTGAGGTGAAAAACCAACAGCCTCGCCTAAAAAATTACGACACTCGTAACAAAACAAGAAACTGCTCAACTTCAGAGCATATTCCAAGCGACTCTGGAACGGGAACGAAGGAAAAATGTGTAGTGGTGATCACGATAGAAGAGCCCGCGTCTCGATCTAATGATCTGTGTGCAAAGATGGACTTGGTTGAACTGTCTGCAACTGACAGTGACTGTCACGTTGCGGGCTTGAGAATGATAGACGATGCTATCGTTCTTTCAGCAGGTGAAAGCAAAAGACGTGAGCAGAGATCTTCCCATTCGTACAAGGAGGAAAATATCGAGGATAATCTGGTTTTGAGTACGTTATCGGCTGATGATACATCTCGGAAAGATTGTGCCGTGGAAAAGAGAAGTACGAGTCCAGTATCCGACCTGAGAAAAGGCCGGGATACACTTTGTAGTAACACCTCGGATAGGCCTCATAACAAATGCACTAATGTTGGCTTCAGCGAGCGTGCTAAATTGGCTAGTGAATCTACATTATCGGAAGATATGAAGGGCGTTACGGCCTCTCTGAAGAGATATTACGGCCTGCATCGCAGGTCAGATGTCAAGACTACTCCTGCATTATCTCGTTTCTCGTCAGACAGTGTTTCTTTGGGAAGTTCAAAGAATATGAAACCTGACACGCCTTCTGCAGCTAATCTCAACAGCCACGAGCGTGAACCTCTGTCTGCTCAACGTGTCAAGAAACACAAAGGGTTCGACTCAGGAATTCCGTCTGCTTGCATGACTGCTGAGAGAAGGAGCATCAATCCAACTTGTGATGGGTTTCCGAAGGATTCAAATGATTGCCAAATCCGAGCCGAACCAGTCATGGAACCAATTTGGAG GGGAAGTTTCAGTATATCCAACAATGGAGATGAAATACTCGAGGATATCATGGCTCACATGTCTATATCGGCATGCCAGAAAGTATACAACGAGGCACGCCAGTTTATACCACTGCTCCACCTAGAAATGCTGCCAAGATCTCATGTCTGGCCACCACGTTTCGAGAGCTCAGAATCGAGTGCTGGAAACATCGCACTCTATTTCTTTCCATCTGAAAG AAGCGAGCGATTATATGATAACCTTGTTGATGAAATGGTGGAAGAGGATCTTGCTCTGAAAGCCATTGTTAAGAATGCTGAGCTTTTGGTGTTTCCTTCGACGAAACTGCCATTATCACACTGGA GATTTCAGGGCAAATATTATATGTGGGGGGTCTTTAGGGAAAAGCAGGCTCGGGAAGCATCACGCTGTCCGTCTAGTTACAACCCGGTGATGCGTAGAGATCGCATGGACGAAAATGGCGTTGTTGAAACAAATTTTGGAGGGGAGAGCCCCAGTACTCCATTAAGCAAATGCAGTGGTTATAGTTTTCGTACTTGTTGA
- the LOC121809844 gene encoding uncharacterized protein LOC121809844 isoform X3 codes for MLLLSVFLSYCLNVVPKSFDEFVRWLCDDCEAEVKNQQPRLKNYDTRNKTRNCSTSEHIPSDSGTGTKEKCVVVITIEEPASRSNDLCAKMDLVELSATDSDCHVAGLRMIDDAIVLSAGESKRREQRSSHSYKEENIEDNLVLSTLSADDTSRKDCAVEKRSTSPVSDLRKGRDTLCSNTSDRPHNKCTNVGFSERAKLASESTLSEDMKGVTASLKRYYGLHRRSDVKTTPALSRFSSDSVSLGSSKNMKPDTPSAANLNSHEREPLSAQRVKKHKGFDSGIPSACMTAERRSINPTCDGFPKDSNDCQIRAEPVMEPIWRGSFSISNNGDEILEDIMAHMSISACQKVYNEARQFIPLLHLEMLPRSHVWPPRFESSESSAGNIALYFFPSERSERLYDNLVDEMVEEDLALKAIVKNAELLVFPSTKLPLSHWRFQGKYYMWGVFREKQAREASRCPSSYNPVMRRDRMDENGVVETNFGGESPSTPLSKCSGYSFRTC; via the exons ATGTTACtgctttctgtttttttaaG CTATTGCCTTAACGTAGTACCCAAGTCATTCGATGAATTTGTTCGATGGTTGTGTGATGATTGTGAAGCTGAGGTGAAAAACCAACAGCCTCGCCTAAAAAATTACGACACTCGTAACAAAACAAGAAACTGCTCAACTTCAGAGCATATTCCAAGCGACTCTGGAACGGGAACGAAGGAAAAATGTGTAGTGGTGATCACGATAGAAGAGCCCGCGTCTCGATCTAATGATCTGTGTGCAAAGATGGACTTGGTTGAACTGTCTGCAACTGACAGTGACTGTCACGTTGCGGGCTTGAGAATGATAGACGATGCTATCGTTCTTTCAGCAGGTGAAAGCAAAAGACGTGAGCAGAGATCTTCCCATTCGTACAAGGAGGAAAATATCGAGGATAATCTGGTTTTGAGTACGTTATCGGCTGATGATACATCTCGGAAAGATTGTGCCGTGGAAAAGAGAAGTACGAGTCCAGTATCCGACCTGAGAAAAGGCCGGGATACACTTTGTAGTAACACCTCGGATAGGCCTCATAACAAATGCACTAATGTTGGCTTCAGCGAGCGTGCTAAATTGGCTAGTGAATCTACATTATCGGAAGATATGAAGGGCGTTACGGCCTCTCTGAAGAGATATTACGGCCTGCATCGCAGGTCAGATGTCAAGACTACTCCTGCATTATCTCGTTTCTCGTCAGACAGTGTTTCTTTGGGAAGTTCAAAGAATATGAAACCTGACACGCCTTCTGCAGCTAATCTCAACAGCCACGAGCGTGAACCTCTGTCTGCTCAACGTGTCAAGAAACACAAAGGGTTCGACTCAGGAATTCCGTCTGCTTGCATGACTGCTGAGAGAAGGAGCATCAATCCAACTTGTGATGGGTTTCCGAAGGATTCAAATGATTGCCAAATCCGAGCCGAACCAGTCATGGAACCAATTTGGAG GGGAAGTTTCAGTATATCCAACAATGGAGATGAAATACTCGAGGATATCATGGCTCACATGTCTATATCGGCATGCCAGAAAGTATACAACGAGGCACGCCAGTTTATACCACTGCTCCACCTAGAAATGCTGCCAAGATCTCATGTCTGGCCACCACGTTTCGAGAGCTCAGAATCGAGTGCTGGAAACATCGCACTCTATTTCTTTCCATCTGAAAG AAGCGAGCGATTATATGATAACCTTGTTGATGAAATGGTGGAAGAGGATCTTGCTCTGAAAGCCATTGTTAAGAATGCTGAGCTTTTGGTGTTTCCTTCGACGAAACTGCCATTATCACACTGGA GATTTCAGGGCAAATATTATATGTGGGGGGTCTTTAGGGAAAAGCAGGCTCGGGAAGCATCACGCTGTCCGTCTAGTTACAACCCGGTGATGCGTAGAGATCGCATGGACGAAAATGGCGTTGTTGAAACAAATTTTGGAGGGGAGAGCCCCAGTACTCCATTAAGCAAATGCAGTGGTTATAGTTTTCGTACTTGTTGA